The genomic region CGAAAGCTTATCGTCAGGCTCAGAAAAAACTAGCCAAACTCCAGAAAGAACTAAGTTGCCGTCAAAAAGGAGGTAAAAACCGAGAAAAAACGCAACTCAAGTTAGCTAAGACCCACCGACGCATCGCCGATATTAGAGCCGACCATCTACACAAGTTAACAACTTACTTAGCCAAGAACCACGGCGAAGTAAAAAGTGAAAAGTGAAAAGTGAAAAGGGGAAAGGGGAAATTGAAGACTTAAATGTGTCAGGGATGCTCAAAAATCACAAGCTGGCTGGTGCGATTGCGGATGGTGGGTTTTATCAATTCCGGTTTTATCAATTCCGTCGTCAGCTTGAGTATAAATGCGAGTGGTACGGGAGCAAATTAACGCTGATTGACCCGTGGTATCCCAGTTCGCAGATCTGTTCCAACTGCGGACACCAACAAAAAATGCCCCTGGACAAAAGACAGTATGATTGTCCGAGCTGTCACGTCTCCATAGATCGTGACTTAAATGCGGCAATTAATTTGGAAAACGCGGAGAGTTCAGCCGTGTAAGCAAGCGTGATGGAAAGGTCTCGGAAGATCCAAGCTAGGAACTAAACATCATACACTTAAGTTTGAGTAAGTTTTAGAGAGCGGTTTTTGATAAGATTGGCAAGACCCCAGCAAAATTTCCGCTCGGTAGGGGCGCTTCGCCAATCGCCTCGATCGGCGGGGGCGATCGTGCCGCGAATCGAATAAGGAGAGGAAGAGCGTGTATTCGAGATCGGTTAAGCCCTTGAAAACAAGCGTTCGCTCGGTAGGGGCGATTCGCCAATCTCACCTACCTGGAGCCAAAGATCGCCGCCAACTGGAACGATTGCGCCGTTTTGTTCCCCCCGAGTCTTCGCCCCGAACCCCCCCGGCGATCGCCACCCAGTTGACGCCGATGCAAGAGCGGCAAGTGCAGCGCCTGCGCTCGTTCGTCCCACCGAGGCGATACGGCTTCCCCGTCGCCGAGCGATCGCCGCGACCGCGCCCCCGTCGTTCCCGTCCGTCGGTGATGTTGCACCTGTTGGTCCACCACGGTTGGGTGTACTGGACCGGGTTGTGGGTGGCGTGCGTGCTGAGTGCGGCGGTGGCGGCGGCGATGTTGATTAATCCCCGTTTTACCGAACCGACGGCTGGGGCGATCGCTCCGAGTCCGGTGGAAACCCAGCAGGATTTACCGCCGTGGCTGTTCGGGGCGATCGCCGTCGGTTGTGCGGGCGGTTCCTTGGTCGTCTCCCGATGGTTGCAGGGAAACGACCCGTCGCGATCGGGTTCTTAATTCCCCGGGTTGGCTGCCGCTTTCTGTTGCAATTGCAACAGCGATCGCCAATCTTGCACCGCTTGTTCCGGCCACATCCAATTTTTCCCGAGAGCGTCCGGCTGGAAGGCCGTAGGCTGTGTAGACAGGATATATTGACGCTGTTCTATAGCCTGACTCAACCGCTTCTCTTGGTGGGGTAGCGATTGAGTTCGGGCTAATTTCATCTCTACTAACGCCAACCCGGCATAAGCGGTGAGGGCTTCGGGACTTTCTAAGGGAGCGGTTATCGCCCCGGTTGCCGTCAAAGCGACGGTCGGCTGACCCCCTTGGTTAACCGGGGTGGTGTCCACGGGTGAGCTTTTAAGGGACTTGAGCGCTTCAAACCAATTGCTCTGCGCCTGTTGGAGTTGGCCGTCGGCATAGTACGCAAAGGCTAAAGCATTACGATAAACCGGGGATTGAGGTTGTTGTTCCACGGCCCGTTGCCAATAACGGCGCACGTCGTCCAAGCTGTATTTGGAATCGCCCACGTGCAACGACTGCCACGCCAGACGACCGCGCAGGAAGTTGATCCCCGGTTGGTCTTGTTGCTCGGACGGTACCCCGGCTAAGACGGCGCTGGCATGAACGAGGGCGCTGCGTTCGGGTTTGAGCAGTTCCTCGATCGCCGCTTGAGCCTCCAACACTTGACCCCGATTGAACTGCTCGATCGCCAATCCGGCGATGTCCCCACTCGGTGCAGTAGAGAGGTTGGCTTGCACCAATTCCGGGGAGAAGTGTTGGGGTAAGTCGAGCTGTTCGTAGGGGAGGAACTCGCCCGGTTGCGGTTCGCTGCCATTCCCCTGTTTGTAGGCAGTCCAGCCCCCGACCAGGGCGATCGCCAGCACCCCCAACGAGGCGATCGTGGCAACCCCTTTCGACTTCCAAAACGAAGGCTGGCACCCGCGCCAAGAGAGTGCGGGACGCGGGCGCTTTGGCTCCGGTTCCTTCGGCGTTGGCGCCGGAGCGACTGCGGCAGCTTTCCCCTCACTACCGGAAACGACGGCAATTTCCCGAAATAAATTCTGGATGTCGGCGGCGGATTCGTCGTCCTCTTTGGCCAGATCCCGATACACCGCTTCTAAATCTTCCTCTTCTTCCAGTTCGAGATCGGCGTCGTCGTATTCTGGGGGCGCCAGCTCGTCGCGATCGTCCTCGTCTTTCAAGACCAGCCCGGACATCGGTGGTGAGGTTACCTCCTCGGGGGTCTTTCTTGCCGCCGTTGGTCGTTTTTTGAGAGGCTCATCGCTTCCCGTGGTCTCGCTGCCGTTCTGGGAGACCAGATAGCCGTCAAACTCGGGATGCAGGTACAGCACGGGCAAGGCCCAATACAGTTGGCCGGAACCGTAGGTCGAGATCAACCCCTGTCGCGCCCGATTCAGACTCAAATCGACGGGATAACCTTGTTTGATATTGCGATAGAACAAGCGGGTCAAAATCAGGGCAACGTTATCGGGAATCCGTTCCGCCATCGCCAAGACGCCGGGAATGCCGCGCCGGACGAGGACTTCGGCGAGGGTGCGCCCTTCGCTGCCGTTGCCGAGTTCTAAGTCGGTGGCACTGTGGGATCCCCGACAGGAGTTGAAGACGGCCATGCGAATGCCGTTGTTGACCAGCAATCCGGCTAAGTCGTCCCCGCTTAAAAATTCGGTCAAGCCTGTTTTATCGTTGACGAGGTAAAGTTGTCCCCCACCTGCGGCGACGGTGCTATGTCCGGAGTAGTGAAAGACTTGATATTGGTTTTGTTCTAAAGCTTGGGTGAGTTTTTCCCGATTCGGTTGTTCTAATAGGGTCAGCTCGATTTTTGGCGGTTTGCCCCGTCCGGGGGTGCCGCCGCGCCACTGTTTTTGCAATTCCTCGCGCAGGTGCATGGCTTCTTGTTTGAGCGCGAGGTTGTCGCGGTCGGTCGGCGCCGAGAGTACCATTAAGATTCTCAAGGGTTCTCCCGTGGGATGGGGGAGATTGAGAGAGGCGCAGTTGGGTTGATAGCGCGAAAAGACGATATCTTTCCCGGTGGCGATCGGTCGGAGGTCTTCGTGGAGGACTTCCCACGGCAGACGCGGCAGTTTGTCCCCTTTGACGCCCAAGCGCAATCGCAACAGGTTGCCTCGGTTGTGAGCGATCGCCTGGGCGTTACTGAGGCGATCGCGCAAGCTACCTTGAAACAATTGCTCGTACAATTGCTGCCCGAAATCGACGAGGTTGGGCGATACTCCTGGGGAGTCGCTACGCGATTCTCCTGGGGAGACGCTTCGCGATCGCCCCATCCCGGAGATCGAGGGGTATCCCTCTGATTGTCCCCCTCGGACGTTTCGCGTCGATCGCTTTTCCCTCACCGGACCGACGACCCCGCGCCGCAGCAAGCCGACGAGGGGATCGTCCATCAGGTAGGCGGCTTCTTGCAACCATTGTTCTACAGGCCAGATCACTTGTTCTTCAGCCGGAAGCACGCCTTTGGGCGAGTGTTCCGTGCGGACTAAAAATCGATCCTCCCCGAACGGGGTTACGGAAATATGTAATTCCTCAAATTGATGGGTCACAGCTTTACTGCACTCCTGCTCGCTCCTCAAATGGTCTTGGGTTCGTTCGCACCCCGAATCGATATTCACTCCGAAATCTGTTGCTCGACGTCGATCGTGACCTGTCCGATCTGTGTATTAATTATTGTCTACACCCCGAACGTGAGAATTTTCTGAGTCGGCCAGTTCTCAAACAGACCTCTGGTGCCTTCGCACGGCGACGCCGGAGGCGCATCGCGGTACCGTCGCTCCAGTTCTGTCGTTTTCGATT from Oxynema aestuarii AP17 harbors:
- a CDS encoding CHAT domain-containing protein yields the protein MTHQFEELHISVTPFGEDRFLVRTEHSPKGVLPAEEQVIWPVEQWLQEAAYLMDDPLVGLLRRGVVGPVREKRSTRNVRGGQSEGYPSISGMGRSRSVSPGESRSDSPGVSPNLVDFGQQLYEQLFQGSLRDRLSNAQAIAHNRGNLLRLRLGVKGDKLPRLPWEVLHEDLRPIATGKDIVFSRYQPNCASLNLPHPTGEPLRILMVLSAPTDRDNLALKQEAMHLREELQKQWRGGTPGRGKPPKIELTLLEQPNREKLTQALEQNQYQVFHYSGHSTVAAGGGQLYLVNDKTGLTEFLSGDDLAGLLVNNGIRMAVFNSCRGSHSATDLELGNGSEGRTLAEVLVRRGIPGVLAMAERIPDNVALILTRLFYRNIKQGYPVDLSLNRARQGLISTYGSGQLYWALPVLYLHPEFDGYLVSQNGSETTGSDEPLKKRPTAARKTPEEVTSPPMSGLVLKDEDDRDELAPPEYDDADLELEEEEDLEAVYRDLAKEDDESAADIQNLFREIAVVSGSEGKAAAVAPAPTPKEPEPKRPRPALSWRGCQPSFWKSKGVATIASLGVLAIALVGGWTAYKQGNGSEPQPGEFLPYEQLDLPQHFSPELVQANLSTAPSGDIAGLAIEQFNRGQVLEAQAAIEELLKPERSALVHASAVLAGVPSEQQDQPGINFLRGRLAWQSLHVGDSKYSLDDVRRYWQRAVEQQPQSPVYRNALAFAYYADGQLQQAQSNWFEALKSLKSSPVDTTPVNQGGQPTVALTATGAITAPLESPEALTAYAGLALVEMKLARTQSLPHQEKRLSQAIEQRQYILSTQPTAFQPDALGKNWMWPEQAVQDWRSLLQLQQKAAANPGN